From the genome of Desulfobaculum xiamenense, one region includes:
- the rsmA gene encoding 16S rRNA (adenine(1518)-N(6)/adenine(1519)-N(6))-dimethyltransferase RsmA, whose protein sequence is MNKIETPRYGRFAKKRFGQNFLHDANICRKIVAALRIEPDDRVIEIGPGHGALSCHIAEAAPALYAAVERDLDLALELREKCPEVQPLAADALCVRWEALSADVPWKIIGNLPYNVASPLMWDIFSRAKGLRRAVFMIQKEVGQRLTAEPGTKAYGALTVWVQSYVRPRHEFTVGPNVFTPRPKVDSSVLSFEPLSEEKVFDPEALSGLVKLCFQNRRKQLGKILKTLWNDDVEALLASLGHTPRTRPEELAPTHFQALSALVNVHFMA, encoded by the coding sequence GTGAATAAGATCGAGACTCCCCGCTACGGCCGCTTCGCCAAGAAGCGCTTCGGCCAGAATTTTCTGCACGATGCCAACATCTGCCGCAAGATCGTCGCGGCCTTGCGTATCGAACCCGATGATCGTGTCATCGAGATCGGTCCGGGCCACGGCGCGCTGTCCTGTCATATAGCCGAGGCCGCCCCGGCACTCTACGCCGCCGTGGAGCGCGATCTCGACCTCGCGCTGGAGTTGCGCGAGAAGTGTCCGGAGGTCCAGCCGCTGGCCGCGGACGCGCTGTGCGTGCGCTGGGAGGCGCTGTCGGCGGATGTGCCGTGGAAGATCATCGGCAATCTTCCGTACAATGTCGCCTCGCCGCTCATGTGGGACATCTTCAGCCGGGCGAAGGGGCTGCGCCGCGCGGTGTTCATGATCCAGAAGGAAGTGGGGCAGCGCCTCACCGCCGAACCGGGCACCAAAGCCTATGGCGCGCTGACCGTATGGGTGCAGAGCTACGTCAGGCCACGCCACGAGTTCACCGTTGGCCCCAACGTGTTCACGCCAAGGCCCAAGGTGGACTCTTCCGTGCTCTCGTTCGAGCCACTTTCGGAAGAAAAAGTCTTCGACCCCGAGGCCTTGTCCGGGCTGGTGAAACTCTGCTTCCAGAATAGGCGCAAGCAGCTTGGTAAGATACTGAAAACATTGTGGAATGACGATGTCGAAGCCCTTCTGGCTTCCCTTGGTCATACACCCCGGACACGGCCTGAGGAATTGGCCCCGACCCACTTCCAGGCCTTGTCAGCACTGGTTAATGTGCATTTTATGGCTTGA
- the rpsU gene encoding 30S ribosomal protein S21, translated as MPGVILEDNENFDAALRRFKKQVEKSGLLSELKKRQHFEKPSVQRKKKMAAARKRLVKKMRKINMG; from the coding sequence ATGCCCGGTGTAATCCTCGAGGATAACGAAAACTTTGATGCCGCTCTTCGCCGTTTCAAGAAGCAGGTCGAAAAGTCCGGCCTCCTGTCCGAGCTGAAGAAGCGTCAGCACTTCGAGAAGCCCAGCGTGCAGCGCAAGAAGAAGATGGCTGCCGCCCGCAAGAGGCTTGTCAAGAAGATGCGCAAGATCAATATGGGTTAA
- the dnaG gene encoding DNA primase — translation MAKIDSGAIAAIKARLDIVELVRRYVDLKRAGGRFMAPCPFHQETKPSFTVHPDGYYYCFGCRASGDVIDFYCQINGLDFREGLAQLADELGIQLENARPDPVMDERRKLRGDSIKMHALAEQFYRASLDAPSGSIAREYIAKRGLSPEVVNAFGLGYSPDDWHALETALRSRGFSPENAAAAGLLIRNERGNIYDRFRGRLMFPINNLSGQVIAFGARTLTGDDPKYLNSGESPIYTKGEHLYGLFQARRTIAHEKTALLTEGYIDVLSLHQFGFTNACGVLGTALTTEQVRRIGGFCSDLRLVFDGDRAGRKAAMRSCEMILGQGLKCRVVILPDGEDVDSLLQTHGAEAFRELLDNAEDGLKYCLRTVGHASTREMVDWVHTFLGTLQNPEWKSAIISEVALNIGLNEQDLRSRLKADARQTAGPAPEVGSGAIVGTRRTSPLSRGEKLDRQLMRFAVRNTRYVRELEARGMGEALSTPFARGLWDKMAAQPDIDVFPLLTEPEKRYWVECRLKTHESDEQVEREWCEVCEHLERVRLNCQKRFTIDALRRAQMNGDQTEVERLLRLQQEILGRLDEQH, via the coding sequence ATGGCGAAGATAGATTCCGGAGCGATAGCGGCGATCAAGGCGCGGCTCGACATCGTCGAGCTGGTCCGCAGGTATGTGGACCTCAAACGCGCTGGCGGCCGTTTTATGGCTCCCTGCCCCTTCCATCAGGAAACCAAACCCTCGTTCACCGTTCATCCGGATGGCTACTACTATTGTTTTGGATGCCGAGCCTCCGGAGATGTGATAGATTTCTACTGCCAGATCAACGGGCTGGATTTTCGCGAGGGACTCGCGCAATTGGCCGATGAACTCGGCATCCAGCTGGAGAACGCGCGCCCGGACCCGGTGATGGACGAGCGGCGCAAGCTGCGGGGCGACAGCATCAAGATGCACGCCCTCGCCGAGCAGTTCTACCGTGCGAGCCTTGACGCCCCGTCCGGGAGCATCGCCCGCGAGTACATCGCCAAGCGCGGACTCTCGCCCGAGGTTGTGAACGCTTTCGGCCTCGGCTACAGCCCGGACGACTGGCACGCGCTGGAAACCGCCCTGCGTAGCCGCGGATTCTCCCCGGAGAACGCCGCTGCGGCGGGGCTGCTCATTCGCAACGAGCGAGGCAACATCTACGACCGCTTCCGCGGGCGGCTGATGTTCCCCATCAACAACCTTTCGGGACAGGTCATCGCCTTTGGCGCGCGGACGCTCACCGGTGACGATCCCAAGTACCTGAACAGCGGAGAATCTCCCATCTACACGAAGGGAGAGCATCTTTACGGACTGTTTCAGGCGCGCCGGACCATCGCGCACGAGAAGACCGCGCTTCTGACCGAGGGATACATCGACGTTCTCTCGCTGCATCAGTTCGGCTTCACGAATGCCTGCGGCGTGCTCGGAACGGCGCTCACCACCGAGCAGGTGCGCCGGATTGGCGGATTCTGTTCGGACCTGCGGCTGGTCTTCGACGGCGACAGGGCGGGACGCAAGGCCGCCATGCGCTCGTGCGAGATGATCCTCGGCCAGGGGCTGAAATGTCGCGTGGTCATCCTCCCCGATGGCGAGGACGTGGACAGCCTACTCCAGACGCACGGAGCCGAAGCTTTTCGCGAGCTTCTGGACAACGCCGAAGATGGACTTAAGTATTGTTTGCGCACCGTCGGGCACGCCTCGACGCGCGAAATGGTGGACTGGGTGCACACGTTTTTGGGCACCTTGCAGAATCCAGAATGGAAGTCCGCCATCATTTCCGAAGTGGCCCTGAATATAGGGCTGAACGAGCAGGATTTGCGGAGCAGACTGAAGGCGGACGCCCGGCAGACGGCCGGACCAGCGCCCGAGGTCGGCTCCGGTGCGATTGTGGGCACGCGCCGCACGTCGCCGCTCTCACGGGGCGAGAAGCTTGACCGCCAGCTCATGCGGTTTGCCGTACGCAACACCCGCTATGTGCGGGAGCTTGAAGCCAGAGGCATGGGGGAAGCTCTCTCGACTCCGTTCGCGCGTGGACTGTGGGACAAGATGGCCGCACAGCCCGATATCGATGTCTTTCCGTTGCTTACCGAGCCGGAAAAGAGGTATTGGGTTGAATGCCGTCTCAAGACCCACGAAAGCGACGAGCAGGTGGAGCGGGAATGGTGCGAGGTGTGCGAACATCTCGAACGCGTGCGGCTCAATTGCCAGAAGCGGTTCACCATCGACGCCCTGCGAAGGGCCCAGATGAACGGCGACCAGACGGAAGTGGAGCGGCTTTTGAGGCTGCAGCAGGAGATCTTAGGGAGGCTAGATGAGCAACATTAA
- the rpoD gene encoding RNA polymerase sigma factor RpoD — protein sequence MSNIKEIQQIKALIAEGRKKGFLTFDEVSKALPAEINKPDQIEEVIGIFEQMDIAIVDNEREGDELSMQVVEESEETCDDGGLELTDTEDSADYASRSTDPVRMYLREMGAVSLLDRDGEVVIAKKIEEGELDVLYALVEVPVAIEELISVGESLEDGRIKLKDVVKTIEEDDPSEDEMNQRQRVIFLLDEIGKIYKKKRKIYEKQDQCATLDKRVAGIQNEILAYKEEIVTRLRDIKLEKTLIDGIIETVGDYVRQMHNCQRDLSAYLLSTGKPTQEIRELFEKLDAREINPMVVAGELGLTVEEMFSFKEIISGKIEILKRLELKCCHQVGDLEEVLWRIKHGNNSASRAKQELIRANLRLVVSIAKKYTNRGLQFLDLIQEGNIGLMKAVDKFEYQRGYKFSTYATWWIRQAITRAIADQARTIRIPVHMIETINKLIRTSRYLVQELGRDPTPEEIAERMDYPIDKVKKVLKIAKEPISLETPIGDEEDSSLGDFIEDKKAAAPAEEVVNTKLSEQIASVLSDLTPREEQVLRKRFGIGEKSDHTLEEVGKLFNVTRERIRQIEAKALRKLRHPVRSAQLRSYYES from the coding sequence ATGAGCAACATTAAGGAAATCCAGCAGATCAAGGCTCTGATCGCAGAGGGCAGAAAAAAGGGATTCCTGACTTTCGACGAGGTCAGCAAGGCCCTGCCCGCGGAGATCAACAAGCCTGATCAGATCGAAGAAGTCATCGGCATCTTCGAGCAGATGGACATTGCCATCGTCGATAACGAGAGGGAAGGCGACGAGCTGAGCATGCAGGTCGTCGAGGAGTCCGAAGAGACGTGCGACGATGGCGGGCTGGAGCTGACCGATACCGAAGACAGCGCGGACTACGCCTCTCGCAGCACCGATCCCGTGCGCATGTACCTGCGCGAGATGGGTGCCGTTTCCCTGCTTGACCGCGATGGCGAAGTCGTCATCGCCAAGAAGATCGAAGAGGGCGAGCTGGATGTGCTCTACGCCCTTGTCGAGGTGCCTGTCGCCATCGAGGAGCTTATCTCCGTTGGCGAAAGCCTCGAAGACGGACGCATCAAGCTGAAGGACGTCGTCAAGACCATCGAGGAAGACGATCCCAGCGAGGACGAGATGAACCAGCGCCAGCGGGTCATCTTCCTGCTCGATGAGATCGGCAAGATATACAAGAAGAAAAGGAAGATCTACGAGAAGCAGGATCAGTGCGCCACGCTCGACAAGCGCGTAGCGGGTATCCAAAACGAAATTCTCGCCTACAAGGAAGAGATCGTCACCAGGCTTCGCGACATCAAGCTCGAAAAGACCCTGATCGACGGCATCATCGAGACCGTGGGCGACTACGTGCGGCAGATGCACAACTGCCAGCGCGACCTTTCCGCGTACCTGCTTTCCACCGGCAAGCCCACTCAGGAAATCCGCGAGCTGTTCGAGAAACTCGACGCCCGCGAGATCAATCCCATGGTCGTCGCCGGCGAACTGGGGCTGACCGTCGAGGAGATGTTCTCCTTCAAGGAAATCATTTCCGGCAAGATCGAAATCTTGAAGCGCCTCGAACTGAAGTGTTGCCATCAGGTGGGCGACCTCGAAGAGGTGCTGTGGCGCATCAAGCACGGCAACAATTCCGCCTCCCGCGCCAAGCAGGAGCTTATCCGCGCCAACCTGCGGCTGGTTGTGTCCATCGCCAAGAAGTACACCAACCGCGGTCTGCAGTTCCTCGACCTTATCCAGGAAGGCAACATCGGCCTCATGAAGGCCGTGGATAAGTTCGAGTACCAGCGCGGCTACAAGTTCTCGACCTACGCGACGTGGTGGATTCGGCAGGCCATTACCCGCGCCATAGCGGATCAGGCCCGTACCATCCGCATCCCCGTGCACATGATCGAGACCATCAACAAGCTCATCAGGACGTCCCGCTACCTCGTGCAGGAACTCGGCCGTGACCCCACGCCCGAGGAAATCGCCGAGCGCATGGACTACCCCATCGACAAGGTCAAGAAGGTCCTCAAGATCGCCAAGGAACCCATTTCCCTCGAAACCCCCATCGGTGACGAGGAAGATTCGAGCTTGGGTGATTTTATCGAGGACAAGAAGGCCGCCGCTCCCGCCGAGGAAGTGGTCAACACCAAGCTCAGCGAGCAGATCGCGAGTGTGCTGTCCGACCTCACCCCCCGCGAGGAGCAGGTACTGCGCAAGCGCTTCGGCATTGGCGAGAAGAGCGACCACACCCTTGAGGAAGTTGGCAAGCTCTTCAACGTCACCCGTGAGCGAATCCGGCAGATCGAGGCCAAGGCGCTGCGCAAGCTACGCCACCCCGTCCGCAGCGCCCAGCTCCGTTCCTACTACGAGAGCTAG
- a CDS encoding thermonuclease family protein encodes MNTFLSHKSIITDSFHAIARHCALCLLLALVLCVDMAGAATFTARVRWIPDGDTIRLADGRWVRLVGIDTPETGKDGDPDQTGAADARAMLRSLIGRDSVTINTVQPHKDRHGRLLGTVRLRDGRVCNEELLRVGLAFHYWFSGQPDSMVKRYTALQSAAIAGERGFWPKVLDTRHAKRKWIGNAHSRRAFPKGSSAAKDIRRKNQVEFDNLREALEQGYSPARKYSPFAQ; translated from the coding sequence ATGAATACGTTCCTCTCCCACAAATCCATCATTACCGATTCGTTCCATGCCATTGCGCGCCATTGTGCCCTGTGCCTGTTACTGGCGCTCGTCCTGTGCGTTGATATGGCGGGAGCCGCCACGTTCACGGCTCGCGTCCGTTGGATTCCAGACGGCGATACCATCCGCCTCGCCGACGGACGCTGGGTGCGTCTGGTGGGCATCGATACGCCGGAAACCGGAAAGGACGGCGATCCAGACCAGACGGGTGCGGCCGATGCCCGCGCCATGCTCCGTTCGCTCATCGGTAGGGACAGCGTCACCATCAACACCGTGCAACCACACAAGGACAGGCACGGTCGCCTGCTCGGCACCGTCCGGCTTCGGGACGGCCGGGTGTGCAACGAGGAACTGCTGCGCGTCGGACTGGCCTTTCACTACTGGTTTTCCGGACAGCCGGATTCCATGGTCAAGCGCTACACGGCGCTCCAGAGCGCTGCCATTGCCGGGGAACGAGGCTTCTGGCCAAAGGTACTCGACACGCGTCACGCAAAGCGCAAATGGATAGGCAACGCCCACTCGCGCCGCGCCTTTCCGAAAGGCTCCTCGGCGGCCAAGGATATCCGCCGCAAAAATCAGGTCGAGTTCGACAACCTGCGCGAGGCGCTCGAACAGGGCTACAGTCCGGCGCGGAAGTATTCGCCCTTTGCCCAGTGA
- the otsB gene encoding trehalose-phosphatase: protein MRTWSEVETDSGFWAGVASAPAVVLVLDYDGTLAPFVANPAEAVPYPGVCEAVTRLMDGERCRVVFVTGRAIDDLLPLLALPRTPEIWGSHGGERLLSDGRCIPPAMQDETREALARAAGMANAAGYSHNLERKPGCIAFHLRSLPEQERAKASEWARGAWGELDGRDGLVLHAFDGGLELRCAGFGKDRAVRTIVEEAPDGAAIFYLGDDLTDEDAFAALAGHGTGIIVRAQCERPSLAQWILHPPMELIAFFQRLTDVLVGRT from the coding sequence ATGCGCACATGGAGTGAGGTGGAGACGGATTCCGGATTCTGGGCCGGGGTGGCCTCGGCTCCCGCAGTGGTGCTTGTCCTCGACTACGACGGAACTCTCGCGCCATTCGTGGCGAACCCTGCCGAGGCCGTTCCGTATCCGGGCGTGTGCGAAGCCGTGACGCGGTTGATGGACGGCGAACGGTGCCGTGTGGTTTTCGTGACGGGCCGGGCCATTGACGATCTGCTTCCGCTTTTGGCGTTGCCGCGCACGCCGGAGATATGGGGCAGTCACGGCGGGGAGCGGCTGCTTTCCGATGGTCGTTGCATTCCACCAGCCATGCAGGACGAAACGCGCGAAGCCCTCGCCCGTGCGGCAGGCATGGCCAATGCGGCGGGCTATAGCCATAACCTTGAGCGCAAACCGGGCTGTATCGCGTTTCACCTCCGGTCACTCCCGGAGCAGGAGAGGGCGAAGGCGTCGGAATGGGCGCGTGGAGCGTGGGGCGAGTTGGACGGACGGGACGGCCTCGTCCTGCATGCCTTTGACGGTGGGCTCGAACTGCGCTGCGCCGGATTTGGAAAGGATCGGGCGGTCCGAACCATTGTGGAAGAAGCACCGGACGGGGCGGCGATCTTCTACCTTGGCGACGATCTGACTGACGAGGACGCCTTTGCGGCACTTGCGGGGCATGGAACGGGAATTATTGTTCGCGCGCAATGCGAGCGGCCGAGCCTTGCGCAATGGATACTCCACCCGCCGATGGAGCTCATCGCGTTTTTTCAGCGCCTGACGGATGTTTTAGTTGGTAGGACATGA
- a CDS encoding endonuclease MutS2, whose translation MESRTLQLLEFPKVLELVAGYCASESGAQRVLAIRPFEDSLTLAHELDLLRQWLTWNAETRFKLGTFPPLDGLFEHLGQPSAVLDLDALWAVSEVLGTAREAREVLERIDEERFPLLAALVGRNWPQKLWSALRRCLGRDGNIRDEASPELFSVRQEIRQIHSRCYKRVKEFIENEGLSNFLQDDFVTISSDRYVIPLKTGAKGRVRGVIHDYSQTGETCYCEPLFLVDMNNQLQDFKQEEREAEREVLRFLTDLARQEYDELEGAYEFLITSDMLAAKTSFAGDYDARTIEIGEGSPLNLRTVRHPLLMKTGGHAIPVDIVLHEGQRALIISGGNAGGKTVCLKTMGLAALMALSALPVSADEGSSMPAWGRIFVVLGDEQSIEDSLSTFTAQIKHLSGAFAAIDDRTLVIMDEFGAGTDPSQGAALAQAVVDSVLDKGAWLGVATHFPALKAYALSREGVRAASVLFHPVSKKPLYQLAYDQVGASQALDVAREHGLPEEILQRAEQYLLLDGSDTSRIVERLNELAVARANELSALEEERHKLHDKRLRFSERYEREKKVLMDEIRAQAQSVLQEWNKGRIGHKEARRKLAEARQSLAGTGSGVAAETPIAPAVSDELAWTDVTVGGTYGYAAWGKNGVVQEKDDRRQRVKLDMGGVAVWVGLSEIAPQAKQGGTVRPAATGTANVRKSASLSLDLRGMRADAALAELARYIDGAVLSGHHRVEIVHGRGTGALRREVHEFLRTFPPVDSYSLAPEDQGGDGMTIVELK comes from the coding sequence ATGGAATCGCGAACTCTCCAGCTTCTCGAGTTCCCCAAGGTTCTCGAACTGGTGGCCGGATACTGCGCATCCGAATCGGGCGCACAACGTGTTTTGGCCATCCGTCCGTTCGAGGACTCTCTTACGCTTGCGCATGAACTCGATCTTCTGAGGCAGTGGCTGACATGGAATGCGGAAACGCGTTTCAAGCTCGGCACCTTTCCCCCGCTTGACGGGCTGTTCGAACATCTCGGGCAGCCCTCTGCCGTGCTTGATCTCGACGCCTTGTGGGCCGTTTCCGAAGTGCTTGGCACCGCCCGCGAAGCCCGCGAGGTGCTGGAGCGGATCGACGAGGAGCGTTTTCCGCTTCTGGCCGCTCTGGTGGGGCGCAACTGGCCGCAGAAGCTCTGGTCCGCCCTGCGGCGTTGCCTCGGGCGCGACGGCAATATCCGTGACGAAGCCTCGCCGGAACTCTTCTCCGTGCGGCAGGAAATCCGCCAGATTCACAGCCGCTGCTACAAGCGTGTCAAGGAATTCATCGAGAACGAAGGCCTGTCGAATTTCCTTCAGGACGACTTCGTTACCATCTCGTCCGATCGCTACGTCATTCCCCTGAAGACGGGCGCGAAGGGACGCGTGCGCGGCGTCATCCACGACTATTCGCAGACCGGCGAAACCTGCTACTGCGAGCCGTTGTTCCTCGTCGATATGAACAACCAGTTGCAGGACTTCAAGCAGGAGGAGCGCGAGGCCGAACGCGAGGTGCTGCGCTTCCTTACGGACCTTGCCCGGCAGGAGTACGACGAGCTTGAGGGCGCGTACGAATTCCTCATCACGAGCGACATGCTCGCCGCCAAGACCTCTTTCGCCGGTGACTACGACGCCCGGACCATCGAAATCGGCGAGGGAAGCCCGCTGAATCTGCGTACCGTGCGCCATCCGCTGCTCATGAAGACTGGCGGTCACGCCATCCCCGTGGACATTGTCCTGCATGAGGGGCAGCGGGCGCTGATCATCAGTGGCGGCAACGCCGGTGGCAAGACCGTGTGCCTGAAGACCATGGGCCTTGCTGCGCTGATGGCGCTTTCGGCACTGCCGGTCAGTGCGGACGAGGGAAGCTCCATGCCCGCATGGGGCCGCATTTTCGTTGTGCTTGGCGACGAGCAGAGCATCGAGGATTCGCTGTCCACCTTCACCGCGCAGATCAAACATCTGTCCGGCGCGTTCGCGGCCATCGACGACCGCACGCTGGTGATCATGGACGAATTCGGCGCTGGTACCGACCCGAGCCAGGGCGCGGCGCTTGCGCAGGCCGTTGTCGACAGCGTGCTGGACAAGGGCGCGTGGCTCGGCGTGGCTACCCATTTCCCGGCGCTCAAGGCCTATGCCCTGAGCAGGGAAGGTGTGCGCGCGGCCTCCGTGCTGTTCCACCCCGTGAGCAAGAAGCCCCTGTATCAGCTGGCCTACGATCAGGTCGGCGCGAGTCAGGCGCTGGACGTTGCCCGCGAGCACGGCCTGCCCGAGGAGATTCTTCAGCGCGCCGAGCAGTATCTGCTGCTCGACGGTTCCGATACCTCGCGTATCGTCGAACGTTTGAACGAGCTTGCCGTTGCCCGCGCGAACGAGTTGAGTGCCCTCGAAGAGGAGCGCCACAAGCTGCATGACAAGCGGCTGCGGTTCTCCGAGCGCTACGAGCGTGAGAAGAAGGTGCTCATGGACGAGATTCGCGCACAGGCCCAGAGCGTTCTGCAAGAGTGGAACAAGGGCCGTATCGGGCACAAGGAAGCCCGCCGCAAGCTCGCCGAGGCCAGACAGTCTCTGGCCGGGACCGGCAGCGGCGTTGCGGCGGAGACTCCGATCGCTCCGGCCGTCTCCGATGAACTGGCATGGACAGACGTGACCGTCGGCGGCACCTATGGCTACGCGGCATGGGGCAAGAACGGCGTGGTGCAGGAGAAGGACGACCGTCGCCAGCGCGTGAAGCTGGACATGGGCGGCGTCGCCGTCTGGGTCGGCCTCTCCGAGATTGCACCGCAGGCGAAGCAGGGCGGCACAGTGCGTCCGGCTGCGACGGGGACGGCAAACGTGCGCAAGAGCGCGTCGCTGTCGCTGGATCTTCGCGGCATGCGGGCCGATGCGGCCTTGGCCGAACTGGCGCGCTACATCGACGGAGCTGTGCTCTCCGGCCACCATCGCGTGGAAATCGTGCATGGGCGGGGAACGGGAGCGCTTCGGCGTGAAGTTCACGAATTTCTGCGGACATTCCCGCCGGTTGACAGTTATAGTCTTGCACCGGAAGATCAGGGCGGCGATGGCATGACGATCGTGGAGTTGAAGTAA
- a CDS encoding alpha,alpha-trehalose-phosphate synthase (UDP-forming) yields MHRNSVRLLVVSNRLPISLSRCGEGWSVEQGKGGLVTALAPVLRNRGGDWIGWPGSGCDDDLTPYLSAFSKKAGYNLHGVNLTEDEVQGFYQGFSNEIIWPLFHDFQSRCNFVPDYFRSYLDVNRKFAEVIAAHSTGDDYVWVHDYHLMHAAQMLRILGHARRTGFFLHIPFPPQDIFLKLPWRQEIIRALLEFDLVGFQTFRDRRNFLQCAVTLCRDLKPSGRGPVVHLNGQGRQVKVGYFPISIDYREFSNQARTRAAAEQADQVHAAFRRRFLIIGADRLDYSKGIPERLEAMRTLLLKYPELREKLSLVQIVVPSRETVQEYQTMKQRIESLVSEINGQFAVPGWSPIHYQYRNLDRAELVAYYRASRMALVTPLRDGMNLVAKEYCACNLSGDGVLVLSEFAGAAAQLQRGALLVNPYDTEGVADAIFEAYHMVLDEKRARMHKMQTAIRKYDIYWWVDSFLKAAFDRQLDDFPPQEVVDYHGA; encoded by the coding sequence ATGCATAGAAATTCAGTCCGGCTGCTCGTCGTTTCCAATCGGCTTCCCATTAGCCTCTCCCGTTGCGGCGAGGGCTGGAGCGTGGAGCAGGGCAAGGGCGGACTGGTCACCGCGTTGGCTCCCGTGCTTCGCAACAGGGGGGGCGATTGGATAGGCTGGCCGGGGTCTGGATGCGATGACGACCTTACCCCCTATCTGTCCGCATTCTCGAAGAAGGCCGGCTACAACCTGCACGGGGTCAACCTCACCGAAGACGAGGTGCAGGGCTTCTATCAAGGCTTTTCCAACGAAATCATCTGGCCGCTGTTTCACGACTTCCAATCCCGCTGCAACTTCGTCCCCGACTACTTTCGCAGCTACCTCGACGTGAACCGCAAGTTCGCCGAGGTCATCGCCGCCCATTCCACGGGGGACGATTACGTCTGGGTGCATGACTATCACCTCATGCATGCGGCGCAGATGCTGCGCATACTCGGGCACGCTCGGCGGACCGGATTCTTCCTGCATATCCCTTTCCCGCCGCAGGACATTTTCCTCAAGCTGCCATGGCGTCAGGAAATCATCCGGGCACTTTTGGAGTTCGATCTCGTGGGATTCCAGACCTTTCGCGACAGGCGGAATTTCCTGCAATGTGCCGTTACCCTGTGCCGGGACCTCAAGCCCTCCGGGCGCGGCCCCGTGGTGCACCTGAACGGGCAGGGCAGGCAGGTGAAGGTGGGCTATTTCCCCATCAGCATCGACTATCGCGAGTTCTCGAATCAGGCCCGCACCCGCGCGGCGGCGGAGCAGGCCGATCAGGTCCATGCGGCGTTCCGGCGCAGATTCCTCATCATCGGGGCGGACAGGCTCGACTATAGCAAGGGCATTCCCGAACGCCTCGAAGCCATGCGCACGCTGCTCCTCAAGTATCCGGAACTGCGCGAGAAACTGTCCCTCGTCCAGATCGTCGTTCCCAGCAGGGAAACCGTGCAGGAATATCAGACGATGAAGCAGCGCATCGAAAGCCTCGTCAGCGAGATCAATGGGCAGTTCGCGGTGCCGGGCTGGTCGCCCATCCACTATCAGTACCGGAATCTCGACAGGGCGGAGCTTGTGGCCTATTACCGCGCGTCGCGCATGGCGCTGGTTACCCCGCTGCGCGACGGCATGAACCTCGTGGCCAAGGAGTACTGCGCCTGCAACCTGTCCGGGGACGGCGTATTGGTGCTCTCCGAATTCGCGGGCGCGGCGGCGCAACTCCAGCGTGGGGCGCTGCTCGTCAACCCCTACGACACCGAGGGCGTGGCTGATGCCATTTTCGAGGCGTACCACATGGTTCTTGACGAGAAGCGGGCGCGCATGCACAAGATGCAGACCGCGATTCGCAAGTACGACATCTACTGGTGGGTCGATTCGTTTCTCAAGGCGGCCTTTGACAGACAACTCGACGACTTCCCGCCGCAGGAGGTCGTGGATTACCACGGGGCGTGA
- a CDS encoding GatB/YqeY domain-containing protein, which translates to MSSLIKKIESDFVTAYKAKDQDRVSVLRMLKTSLKNKQVELMREPTDDEALDLVAKQVKQRQESIDQFTSAGRTELADKEAAEMAILKEYLPEPLSTEEIERVIAETITELGAQGMKDMGRVMGAITAAYKGRIDGKELSSIVRARLSA; encoded by the coding sequence ATGAGCAGCCTCATCAAGAAAATCGAATCTGACTTCGTTACCGCCTACAAGGCCAAGGACCAGGATCGCGTCTCTGTTCTGCGCATGCTCAAGACCTCCCTCAAGAACAAGCAGGTCGAACTGATGCGCGAGCCGACCGACGACGAGGCACTCGATCTCGTTGCCAAGCAGGTCAAGCAGCGTCAGGAATCCATCGACCAGTTCACCAGCGCCGGACGCACCGAACTTGCCGACAAGGAAGCGGCCGAAATGGCCATCCTCAAGGAGTACCTGCCCGAGCCTCTCTCCACCGAAGAGATCGAGCGCGTAATCGCCGAAACCATCACGGAACTCGGCGCACAGGGCATGAAGGACATGGGACGCGTCATGGGTGCTATCACCGCAGCCTACAAGGGCAGAATCGACGGCAAGGAGCTGTCATCCATCGTGCGCGCAAGGCTTTCCGCCTAG
- a CDS encoding HU family DNA-binding protein: MTKADLVVKIAEKANITKANAERSLNAFLDTVEATLVKDGKLTLTGFGTFVVEERKSRTGRNPRTGEQIEIPSSKVVKFRPGKLLKDAVK; the protein is encoded by the coding sequence ATGACTAAGGCTGATCTGGTTGTTAAGATTGCTGAGAAGGCCAACATCACCAAGGCCAATGCTGAGCGTTCCCTGAATGCTTTTCTGGATACCGTCGAGGCTACCCTCGTGAAAGACGGCAAGCTGACCCTTACCGGCTTCGGTACCTTCGTTGTTGAGGAGCGCAAGTCCCGCACCGGTCGCAACCCCCGCACCGGCGAGCAGATCGAGATTCCCTCTTCCAAGGTTGTCAAGTTCCGTCCTGGCAAGCTCCTGAAAGACGCCGTAAAGTAA